One window of the Acidimicrobiia bacterium genome contains the following:
- a CDS encoding branched-chain amino acid transaminase, whose translation MLETVEKIWMDGEFVDWADAKIHVLTHTLHYGSGVFEGVRAYETARGPAIFRLKEHIDRLFDSAKIYMMDIPFTREELTEATIETVRVNNVESCYIRPLVYLGYGVMGLNPLPAPVQVSIAAWPWESYLGEDGLAHGVRMKISSWKRHDPNIMPPAAKGTGMYMNSSLAKVEAIKAGYDEAIMLSPQGYVSECTGENIFVVRHGRIITPPVTAGALEGITQSSVRRIAEDLGIPYEVGNILRSDLYVADEAFLSGTAAEVVPVRSVDDREIGEPGPITRAIQEIYFRAVKGEDDRYDDWLTYVRP comes from the coding sequence ATGCTTGAGACTGTTGAGAAGATTTGGATGGACGGCGAGTTCGTGGATTGGGCGGACGCCAAAATCCATGTGCTCACCCACACTCTTCACTACGGTAGCGGTGTATTCGAAGGGGTCCGAGCCTATGAAACGGCTCGTGGTCCGGCAATTTTCCGTTTAAAGGAACACATTGACCGCCTCTTTGATTCCGCCAAGATTTACATGATGGATATTCCCTTTACCCGGGAAGAACTCACCGAGGCCACCATCGAAACGGTTCGGGTCAACAACGTCGAGTCGTGCTACATCCGCCCCTTGGTTTATCTGGGTTACGGCGTGATGGGGTTGAACCCTCTTCCCGCCCCGGTGCAGGTTTCCATTGCTGCTTGGCCGTGGGAAAGCTACCTCGGCGAAGACGGCTTGGCCCACGGCGTGCGCATGAAGATCAGCTCATGGAAGCGCCACGACCCAAACATTATGCCGCCCGCCGCCAAAGGCACTGGCATGTACATGAACTCTTCGCTGGCCAAAGTCGAAGCCATCAAGGCTGGTTACGACGAAGCCATCATGCTTTCGCCTCAAGGTTATGTTTCGGAATGTACCGGTGAAAACATCTTTGTGGTCCGACATGGCCGCATCATCACCCCGCCGGTGACCGCCGGAGCGTTGGAGGGCATCACCCAATCATCCGTGCGGCGCATTGCCGAAGACCTGGGCATTCCCTACGAAGTCGGCAATATTTTGCGCTCTGACCTCTATGTCGCCGACGAAGCTTTCCTCTCGGGCACGGCCGCTGAAGTCGTGCCGGTGCGTTCGGTGGATGACCGTGAAATTGGTGAGCCCGGGCCAATCACCCGAGCCATTCAAGAGATTTACTTTAGGGCTGTGAAAGGTGAAGACGATCGTTACGACGATTGGCTGACCTATGTCCGCCCCTAA
- a CDS encoding 3-isopropylmalate dehydrogenase, with protein sequence MSHRVGVIGGDGIGPEVIGEGLKVIRAAGVDLETVDYNLGGARYLEDGVILPDEVLEEWRGLDALYLGAVGHPDVAPGVIERGLLLKMRFELDLFINQRPFVNDAGIDMVVVRENTEGTYAGEGGFLRKNTPEEIATQGSVNTRMGVERCVRYAFELANGRAAKHLTLVHKTNVLAFAGDLWERTFNEVATEYPEITTAYNHIDAACIYFVEDPKRYDVIVTDNLFGDILTDLGGAVAGGIGLAASANLNPLTGPSMFEPVHGSAPDIAGQNKANPVAAILSGAMMLDYLGETEAAERIRRACADAPTGSTTEIGDAIAARLQGEMNA encoded by the coding sequence ATGAGTCACCGGGTTGGGGTTATTGGCGGCGATGGAATCGGCCCTGAGGTTATTGGCGAGGGCCTGAAGGTAATTCGCGCCGCTGGTGTCGACCTTGAAACGGTGGATTACAACCTGGGTGGTGCTCGCTACCTAGAAGATGGCGTCATTCTGCCCGACGAGGTGCTAGAAGAGTGGCGCGGCCTCGACGCCCTTTATTTGGGTGCGGTCGGACACCCCGACGTTGCACCGGGGGTCATAGAGCGTGGCCTGTTGCTAAAGATGCGCTTCGAGCTCGACCTTTTTATTAACCAGCGTCCATTTGTGAACGATGCCGGTATCGACATGGTGGTGGTGCGAGAAAACACCGAAGGTACCTACGCGGGCGAAGGTGGATTTCTTCGCAAGAACACCCCAGAAGAGATTGCGACTCAGGGTTCGGTCAACACCCGCATGGGTGTCGAGCGCTGCGTACGCTATGCCTTCGAGCTGGCGAATGGTCGTGCCGCCAAGCATTTAACCCTGGTGCACAAGACGAACGTGTTGGCCTTTGCCGGAGACCTATGGGAACGGACCTTTAACGAAGTAGCCACTGAATATCCCGAAATCACCACGGCTTATAACCACATCGACGCCGCCTGTATTTATTTTGTGGAAGACCCCAAACGTTACGACGTGATCGTGACCGACAACCTTTTTGGCGACATTCTGACCGATCTCGGCGGGGCGGTCGCCGGCGGAATTGGCCTGGCAGCCTCGGCCAACTTGAACCCGCTGACTGGTCCTTCCATGTTCGAGCCAGTCCATGGTTCGGCCCCCGACATTGCTGGTCAAAACAAGGCTAATCCTGTCGCGGCTATCCTCTCGGGTGCCATGATGCTCGACTACCTCGGCGAAACAGAAGCCGCCGAGCGAATCCGCCGGGCCTGCGCCGATGCGCCAACCGGTTCCACCACCGAAATCGGCGATGCCATCGCCGCTCGCCTTCAGGGAGAGATGAATGCTTGA
- the greA gene encoding transcription elongation factor GreA, which produces MATTHHLSQAAFDRLKAEHDDLVTRGRIDIARKIETARELGDLSENGDYHAAKEEQGQMEGRIAHLAALIENAEIVVAENTNEVVPGSVVSITYEGDSTPERYLVGSIEERDGDLEVVSLGSPLGEALLGAKAGDVVSYETPTGATLRVTLNEVG; this is translated from the coding sequence GTGGCTACAACGCATCATCTCTCACAAGCAGCTTTCGACCGACTAAAGGCGGAACACGACGACCTGGTCACACGGGGTCGAATCGACATCGCACGAAAAATCGAGACCGCGCGAGAATTGGGCGACTTGTCCGAAAACGGCGACTACCACGCGGCTAAGGAAGAACAAGGCCAGATGGAAGGCCGAATTGCACATCTGGCAGCACTTATTGAGAACGCTGAGATTGTGGTGGCCGAGAACACGAACGAGGTAGTACCGGGCTCGGTGGTGTCGATCACCTACGAGGGCGACAGCACGCCCGAACGATATTTAGTGGGGTCAATCGAAGAGCGCGACGGTGACCTCGAGGTAGTTTCGCTGGGCTCGCCCCTGGGCGAAGCACTGCTTGGGGCCAAAGCTGGCGACGTTGTGTCTTACGAAACGCCGACTGGGGCCACATTACGAGTGACCCTAAACGAGGTCGGCTAA
- a CDS encoding IclR family transcriptional regulator, translating into MEQIVTGVGVIDKAVRLINAVEEQPGDLNELSQRTQMPRATAHRLLISLRDHGFVRRDDQGRFVPGLRFVGLGRAAANALPLPRRAEPELAKLRDLTGESAQLYVKEGDRRICVVSLESLHGLRTIVPPGASLPLNAGSAGHVLTRPPKGWIQSVGEREAGVASVSAPVCNTAGEVIAAVSISGPINRLGTNPGVTHGPVVEATAKAIEALADLV; encoded by the coding sequence ATGGAACAAATTGTAACCGGTGTGGGGGTGATCGACAAGGCCGTCAGGCTCATCAATGCCGTTGAAGAACAACCCGGCGATCTAAATGAGCTCTCGCAACGGACCCAAATGCCGCGAGCCACGGCCCACCGGTTGCTTATTTCGTTGCGCGACCACGGCTTTGTGCGCCGTGATGATCAAGGCCGTTTTGTGCCCGGTTTACGTTTTGTTGGTTTGGGCCGTGCCGCGGCCAATGCGTTGCCATTACCTCGAAGGGCCGAGCCTGAACTAGCGAAGCTGCGCGACCTGACCGGCGAAAGTGCCCAGCTGTACGTGAAAGAAGGCGATCGCCGAATTTGTGTGGTTTCACTGGAATCGCTTCACGGTCTGCGCACCATCGTCCCACCAGGCGCCTCGCTACCCCTCAATGCCGGTTCCGCGGGCCATGTGCTCACGCGGCCACCCAAGGGTTGGATTCAAAGTGTGGGCGAACGCGAAGCGGGCGTGGCGTCAGTGTCAGCGCCGGTGTGTAACACCGCTGGCGAAGTGATCGCGGCGGTTAGCATTTCAGGGCCGATTAATCGTTTGGGGACCAATCCCGGGGTCACCCATGGGCCCGTAGTAGAAGCAACTGCGAAAGCTATCGAAGCTTTAGCCGACCTCGTTTAG
- the leuC gene encoding 3-isopropylmalate dehydratase large subunit: MTTRPRTLAEKVWDRHVVHHGDNEDLLYIDLHLVHEVTSPQAFDGLRMNDRTVRRPDLTVATEDHNVPTENIHAPIADPISRKQVETLRANTEEFGIKLHPMGSPGQGIVHIIGPEQGLTQPGMTIVCGDSHTSTHGAFGALAFGIGTSEVEHVLATQTLPQKRPGTMAVTVNGRLPEGSTAKDLILAIIGKLGTGGGVGHIIEYRGEAIRALSMEGRMTVCNMSIEAGAKAGLIAPDEVTFEYIKGRQYAPVGADWDAAVESWKALVSDPDATYDKEVVLDASQIFPHVSWGTNPGQVAPLDAAVPDPASFGDHASQGAAQRALDYMGLTAGTPIREIPVDTVFIGSCTNGRIEDIRAVAQIAKGRRVAEGVRTLVVPGSFAVKQQAEAEGLDKILVEAGFDWREPGCSMCLAMNPDKLAPGERSASTSNRNFEGRQGRGGRTHLVSPAVAAATAIAGHFASPADL, encoded by the coding sequence ATGACGACACGGCCGAGGACACTCGCCGAGAAAGTCTGGGATCGCCATGTGGTTCATCACGGCGACAACGAAGACCTGCTCTACATCGACCTTCACCTAGTGCACGAGGTCACCTCACCCCAGGCCTTCGATGGTCTGCGCATGAACGATCGCACCGTACGACGCCCCGATCTCACCGTGGCCACCGAAGACCACAACGTTCCTACCGAGAACATTCACGCCCCAATTGCCGACCCAATTTCGCGCAAGCAGGTGGAAACGCTGCGCGCCAACACCGAAGAGTTCGGCATTAAGTTGCACCCGATGGGTTCGCCTGGCCAGGGCATTGTGCACATCATTGGCCCCGAACAGGGCCTAACCCAGCCCGGCATGACCATTGTCTGTGGTGATAGCCACACCTCTACCCACGGAGCTTTCGGGGCGTTAGCTTTCGGTATTGGTACCTCCGAGGTGGAACACGTGCTGGCCACCCAAACCTTGCCCCAAAAACGGCCCGGCACCATGGCCGTCACCGTCAACGGGCGGCTGCCTGAAGGTTCAACCGCCAAAGACCTGATTCTCGCCATCATTGGCAAACTCGGCACCGGCGGCGGGGTCGGCCACATCATCGAATACCGTGGCGAAGCCATTCGGGCCCTTTCGATGGAAGGCCGTATGACGGTGTGCAACATGTCAATAGAAGCCGGGGCCAAAGCTGGCCTCATTGCACCCGATGAAGTGACCTTCGAATACATTAAGGGCCGTCAATATGCGCCGGTTGGCGCTGATTGGGACGCTGCAGTAGAGAGCTGGAAAGCACTCGTGAGCGACCCAGATGCCACCTACGACAAAGAAGTCGTGCTTGATGCCAGCCAAATTTTCCCCCATGTTTCTTGGGGCACCAACCCTGGTCAAGTAGCACCGCTTGACGCCGCAGTACCCGACCCAGCCTCCTTTGGCGACCACGCTAGCCAGGGTGCCGCGCAACGGGCTTTGGATTACATGGGCCTCACCGCAGGCACACCGATTCGTGAAATTCCGGTCGACACCGTGTTCATCGGGTCATGCACCAACGGACGCATCGAAGACATTCGAGCGGTAGCGCAAATAGCTAAGGGCCGCCGGGTCGCCGAAGGCGTTCGCACCTTGGTGGTTCCAGGTTCGTTCGCCGTTAAACAACAAGCTGAAGCTGAAGGCCTAGACAAAATCCTCGTGGAAGCAGGCTTTGATTGGCGCGAACCAGGTTGTTCTATGTGTCTGGCCATGAACCCCGACAAACTCGCCCCAGGTGAACGCTCGGCCTCAACCAGTAATCGCAACTTTGAAGGCCGTCAGGGCCGTGGTGGGCGAACCCATCTGGTCTCCCCCGCCGTAGCCGCCGCCACCGCCATCGCTGGCCATTTCGCCTCACCCGCTGATCTGTAG
- the leuD gene encoding 3-isopropylmalate dehydratase small subunit produces the protein MQAVRIVTGTAVPLDRSDVDTDQIIPADWLKRVERTGFGVGLFSEWRDDRDFVLNQPQYAGAKILVAGPNFGTGSSREHAVWAIMDYGFAAVISPRFGDIFRNNSTKNGLVPVQVSEELGEKLIAAIEENPALELTIDVERRILAVPSLGIEEPFPLDDGTQERFLEGLDDIGITLRYVDAIAEYEAKRPTWAVSA, from the coding sequence ATGCAAGCAGTACGAATAGTAACAGGCACCGCTGTTCCCCTAGACCGCTCCGATGTGGACACCGACCAAATCATCCCGGCCGATTGGCTAAAGCGGGTTGAACGCACCGGTTTCGGCGTTGGCCTTTTCTCGGAATGGCGTGACGACCGCGACTTTGTTTTGAACCAGCCCCAATACGCTGGTGCCAAAATTTTGGTGGCTGGCCCCAACTTTGGCACCGGTTCGTCTCGGGAACATGCCGTGTGGGCGATTATGGACTACGGCTTCGCGGCCGTCATCTCACCCCGCTTTGGCGACATTTTCCGCAACAACTCCACCAAGAACGGTTTAGTTCCGGTCCAAGTCAGCGAGGAACTCGGTGAAAAGCTCATCGCCGCAATTGAAGAAAATCCGGCGTTAGAGCTAACCATCGATGTGGAACGGCGCATTTTGGCCGTGCCTAGCTTGGGTATCGAGGAACCGTTCCCACTAGATGATGGCACCCAAGAACGTTTCTTGGAAGGCCTCGACGACATTGGCATCACACTTCGCTATGTGGATGCCATTGCCGAGTACGAAGCCAAACGCCCAACTTGGGCTGTCAGCGCCTAA